The genomic interval TCAAAATATGCTACAATGTGTCCATTTTAAGGCATAAGGAACATAAATGAATACATATGATGAGAATCTCTTATATTCCACGCGAGATGATACAGCCTTTGGCGTAAGCTTTCAACACGCTTTATTACACCCGAATGCACAACATAATGGGCTTTATACCTTTACCAAACTCCCTCATATCAGCCTAGAGGACATTGAAAATTTTACAAACCTTACTTATACCAAGCTGTGCGTAGATATTTTTAATCGCTTAAAACTTGGAATCCATAGAAGTGTGCTTGAAGAAGCACTTTTAAGCTATAAAAATTTTGATGATTCTTATAATCCTGCTCCACTTAAAGTGGTAAATGAGAATCTCTTTATGCTTAATCTCTTCTCTGGTCCTACGCGTGCTTTTAAAGATATGGCACTTCAACCCTTTGGACGTTTGTTTGCACATCTTGCTACGCAAGATACAAGACCCTATCTTATTCTCACTGCCACAAGCGGTGATACCGGACCTGCAACCTTGCAGAGCTTTGCAAATCAACCTCATATCAGGGTTGTGTGCATTTATCCTTATGGAGGCACTAGCGATGTGCAGCGATTACAAATGACAACTCATACCGCACCAAATGTAAAAGTTATTGGTATTGAGGGGGATTTTGATGGAGCGCAAAGTGCATTAAAAAAACTTATCGCAAATGTAGATTTTGTAAAAAAACTCAAAGAGCAAGGATTTGCGCTCTCTGCTGCAAATTCTGTGAATATTGGACGCATTGCATTTCAAATCATTTATTATTTTTGGGCGTATGTAAAATTACTTAAAGATGGACATATTACACTTGGGGAAAAGATCTCTGTTGTCGTGCCAAGTGGCAACTTTGGCAATATTTTAGGAGCGTTTTTTGCAAAAAAAATGGGTTTACCCCTTGAGCGTCTTGTGAGCGCTTCTAATGCAAATAATATCTTAAGTGATTTTATAAACACGGGTGTATATGATATTTCTAAGCGAAACTTAATTAAAACCAAATCCCCTGCTATGGATATTTTAAAAAGTTCAAATGTAGAGAGAGTGCTTTATGCACTCTTTGGCGCACAACGCACAAAGCAATTAATGGATAGCCTTGATAAAAAAGATTTTTATAGCCTCACTGCTGAAGAGTTAAGCTTACTTCAGCAAGATTTTAGTGCATTTGAATGTGATGATAAAATGTGTATGCAGAGCATTGCGCAAGGATTCAAAGAAGGATTACTACTTGACCCGCATAGTGCGATTGCTTATTTTGTAGCAAAAAATTTGCAAAAAAGTAGTGTAATTGGCAAAAGTGTATTTCTTGCCACAGCAGAATGGAGTAAATTCGCCCCAAGTGTGAGAGAAGCACTCAAAGAAGCAGACATCATTAAAAACACACAAGAAGCTTATGAAATAAGCGATAAACAAGCCATTGATGAGATTTGCTCACTCTCTTGTGCCAATAATCCTATCAAAGCACCCGAGCAGATTCTCCAACTTTTTAGCAAAAAAGAAGTGCAGCAAGACATTATCCCTATTCCACAGCTAGAGATGTGTATAATGCGATGGGTGAGATGTTCTCTCAAGCATTCTTAAAATTAATACAAAATATGGTAAAATGCGCTATAAATCGCTTTTAAATGTGTATAAAATGCTAAATGAAAAGATATAGGAGCAAAAATGGATTTTGTAAGCGTCATTATGGGAAGTAAAAGTGATTGGAATGTGATGAGCGAGTGCATAGAAGTGTTAAAGAAATTTGATGTAGCCTATGAGGTAATAATCAGTTCGGCTCATCGCTCACCAGAGCGCACAAAATCATACATTAAAGATGCACAATCTCGTGGTGCGCAGGTTTTCATTGGAGCAGCAGGTATGGCAGCACACTTAGCCGGGGCTATCGCCTCTCAAACTTGTAAGCCCGTTATTGGTGTGCCACTTAATGGAGGTGCATTAGATGGACTTGATGCTCTTCTCTCAACAGTGCAAATGCCAAGCTCAATGCCTGTGGCAACGACAAGTATTGGTAAAGCCGGGGCGATTAATGCAGCATATTTAGCAATGCAAATTTTAAGCCTTAAAAATGATGAACTTGCGGGCAAATTAATAGAAGATAGAGTGATGAAAGCAAAAAAGGTAGAACTAGATTCAGCAGAGATTGAAGTGAGAATTTAAGGGGACACAATGGAAAATACAACTTGGCTTGTGCTTGAGGAATTTACCAAACTCTCTGGCTTAGATGAAACCAAAATTATGGAACTCATTAAAGAAGGAGCTATCAAAAGTAAAGAAGAAAATGGAAAAATCTTGGTAGATGCGACTTCGGGCACTTCTGCACTTGTCAAAAAAGTAGAATCTGGGCTTGTCTCTGCGGATATGAATGGCAAGGAACTTGACCCTGTATTTGTAGAAAAAACAATTTCAACCATTCTAGGCTTACACGATAAAGTCATCGCTTCAAAAGATGAAACTATTAGTGCATTTAAAAATGAAAATTCTTTCCTTAAAGATGCGCTTATTTCTATGCAAGAAGTCTATGATGATGACAAAAAGACGATGGAAACGCTACGTGCAGAACTAGAGCGCTCACGGGAGGAAATTGAATTTATGAAGCGCAAATATCGCCTTATGTGGGGTAAAGTCTCAAATATGACAGAGTCAAAATGATAGCACAAGATAAGTGTTTTGATTGTCTGCAAAAACAGGTTGAAAATCTCTGCCTTGTATTAAAACCACACAATGCTTCTAGTATTACACAACAAATCAAAGATAAATTGGCTCAAAAAGCCGCACAAAGCCGCACTCTTGCTCCGCCTCAAATTGCTATTGAGATTTATCAATGCGTTGAGCAAAATCTAGGCATAAGCGACCCTTTTATACATATTAAACAAGAGAGTATGGTGCGCGCTCATAGCATTTGTGAGAATCTCCTTGTCTCTTATCCTGCTCCTGTGCTTGAACGCACTTCATCGGGAAAATGGAGCGTGGATTCTATGCGTAGGCGACTTGATTGGGCGATAAGAGTAGCAATTTTGGGAAATGTCATTGATTATGGCTCTCAAAGTGCTTTTAGTTTTGAGAATGCAGATTTTGGCTTTAAAGAAATGATATTTGGTGATTTTTGCCTTGATGCACTCATAGATAAACTTGAGTGTGCTAAAATCCTCTTTTATCTTGCTGATAATGCGGGAGAAAATATCTTTGATGAAGTGCTTATATCTTCCCTTAAAGAAATTTATCCACAACTTCAAATATATTACGCACTGCGTGGAAAGCCTATTATTAACGACCTTACCTTAGAAGATATGCGCCACCCTTTGGCAAAGGGTATAGGACATTATTGCACACTTATAGATTCTGGCGTGCAGAGTCCGGGCTTTGTTTATGCAGATGCTTGTGAGCGTGCGCAAAAACTCTATGATGAAGCTGATGTGATTCTTTCTAAGGGTATGGGAAATTTTGAATGTTTGCAATCTCATAAAGATGAGCGACTTTTTATGCTTTTTAAAGTCAAATGCGATGTTGTAGCTGCATTTTGTGGTGTGGAAAAAGGCACAATGATGTTAAAGCATAATGTCAAATAAGGAGAAATATGTTAAGTTTTTCAGATATTTTATTAAAATTACAAGAATTTTGGAAAAATCAAGGCTGCCTCATTGTCCAGCCTTATGACATTCCTGCAGGAGCTGGGACATTCCACCCTGCAACCCTACTTAGAAGTCTTGATTCTAAGCCGTGGAATGTAGCTTATGTCGCACCTTCACGCCGCCCCACAGATGGACGATACGGAGAAAATCCTAACCGCTTAGGAAGTTACTATCAATTTCAAGTGCTTATCAAACCAAGTCCTGATAATATACAAGAGCTCTACTTACGTAGCCTTGAGGCTTTAGGATTAGATTTAAAATCACACGATGTGCGATTTGTAGAAGATAATTGGGAATCTCCAACGCTTGGTGCGTGGGGATTAGGCTGGGAAGTATGGCTTGATGGTATGGAAGTAACTCAATTCACTTACTTTCAACAAGTAGGAGGTATCCCTTGTCGCCCTGTAGCAGTAGAAATCACTTATGGAGTGGAGCGTTTAGCAATGTATATTCAAAGTGTAGAAAATATCTTTGATATTCTTTGGAATGATTCCTCAAACTCTGCACCTATGCTTTATGCTGATGTTCATTTGCAAAGCGAATATGAATTTTCTAAATACCATTTTGAGCTTGCTGATACACAAATGATTTTTTCTCTCTTTAATCAATACACTCAAGAAGTCAAACATTGTTTGCAACAAAAAGTCCCTCTTGTAGCCTATGATTACACAATGTTAGCAAGTCATTTTTTTAATATCCTTGATGCGCGTAAAGCTATCTCTGTAGCTCAAAGACAAAACTATATCTTACAAATACGCGAACTCGCTAAAGGCTGTGCCACACTCTATAAAGAAATGGAAGAAGAGAGAACTATGCGAAGAGAAAAAAACAAAGGATTATGATGCGCCTTTTTCTGATTTTAATTTTTATATTTAGCATACTTCACGCGGAGAATCTTGTGCGTGATTTTGAACTTTATAAACTCAATGATGGAGACAAAAGAGCACCTACTTTACTCCTTATGGGCGGGATTCACGGCGATGAACCCGGAGCATATTACTCTACTGATTTATTTATGCGTCATTACAAAATCACAAAGGGTAGTGTGTGGGTTGTGCCTGTTGTTAATCCTCATAGTATGTTTGCAAATGTGCGTGGTTTATATGGTGATATGAATCGCAAATTTGCTGCGCTTGCTCA from Helicobacter hepaticus ATCC 51449 carries:
- the thrC gene encoding threonine synthase; the encoded protein is MNTYDENLLYSTRDDTAFGVSFQHALLHPNAQHNGLYTFTKLPHISLEDIENFTNLTYTKLCVDIFNRLKLGIHRSVLEEALLSYKNFDDSYNPAPLKVVNENLFMLNLFSGPTRAFKDMALQPFGRLFAHLATQDTRPYLILTATSGDTGPATLQSFANQPHIRVVCIYPYGGTSDVQRLQMTTHTAPNVKVIGIEGDFDGAQSALKKLIANVDFVKKLKEQGFALSAANSVNIGRIAFQIIYYFWAYVKLLKDGHITLGEKISVVVPSGNFGNILGAFFAKKMGLPLERLVSASNANNILSDFINTGVYDISKRNLIKTKSPAMDILKSSNVERVLYALFGAQRTKQLMDSLDKKDFYSLTAEELSLLQQDFSAFECDDKMCMQSIAQGFKEGLLLDPHSAIAYFVAKNLQKSSVIGKSVFLATAEWSKFAPSVREALKEADIIKNTQEAYEISDKQAIDEICSLSCANNPIKAPEQILQLFSKKEVQQDIIPIPQLEMCIMRWVRCSLKHS
- a CDS encoding damage-control phosphatase ARMT1 family protein; translation: MIAQDKCFDCLQKQVENLCLVLKPHNASSITQQIKDKLAQKAAQSRTLAPPQIAIEIYQCVEQNLGISDPFIHIKQESMVRAHSICENLLVSYPAPVLERTSSGKWSVDSMRRRLDWAIRVAILGNVIDYGSQSAFSFENADFGFKEMIFGDFCLDALIDKLECAKILFYLADNAGENIFDEVLISSLKEIYPQLQIYYALRGKPIINDLTLEDMRHPLAKGIGHYCTLIDSGVQSPGFVYADACERAQKLYDEADVILSKGMGNFECLQSHKDERLFMLFKVKCDVVAAFCGVEKGTMMLKHNVK
- the glyQ gene encoding glycine--tRNA ligase subunit alpha; translation: MLSFSDILLKLQEFWKNQGCLIVQPYDIPAGAGTFHPATLLRSLDSKPWNVAYVAPSRRPTDGRYGENPNRLGSYYQFQVLIKPSPDNIQELYLRSLEALGLDLKSHDVRFVEDNWESPTLGAWGLGWEVWLDGMEVTQFTYFQQVGGIPCRPVAVEITYGVERLAMYIQSVENIFDILWNDSSNSAPMLYADVHLQSEYEFSKYHFELADTQMIFSLFNQYTQEVKHCLQQKVPLVAYDYTMLASHFFNILDARKAISVAQRQNYILQIRELAKGCATLYKEMEEERTMRREKNKGL
- the purE gene encoding 5-(carboxyamino)imidazole ribonucleotide mutase, whose protein sequence is MDFVSVIMGSKSDWNVMSECIEVLKKFDVAYEVIISSAHRSPERTKSYIKDAQSRGAQVFIGAAGMAAHLAGAIASQTCKPVIGVPLNGGALDGLDALLSTVQMPSSMPVATTSIGKAGAINAAYLAMQILSLKNDELAGKLIEDRVMKAKKVELDSAEIEVRI
- a CDS encoding DUF3972 domain-containing protein; this translates as MENTTWLVLEEFTKLSGLDETKIMELIKEGAIKSKEENGKILVDATSGTSALVKKVESGLVSADMNGKELDPVFVEKTISTILGLHDKVIASKDETISAFKNENSFLKDALISMQEVYDDDKKTMETLRAELERSREEIEFMKRKYRLMWGKVSNMTESK